One Paroedura picta isolate Pp20150507F chromosome 16, Ppicta_v3.0, whole genome shotgun sequence genomic region harbors:
- the MAMSTR gene encoding MEF2-activating motif and SAP domain-containing transcriptional regulator has protein sequence MTLLASERSMLIRSKFRSVLQLRMQHRRSQEQLSEHHLLPALSKPLATFAQPNGPQSQNKANDFAKLKASPRPHKTSTAKSQGAEAPPGNPSEVQDKKARLAEDLSEKILHRPGPLELVKKNILPLDPGIKDAVTEAVPAAPDSFTFEEDLSSSSSSSSPCFALSPGNALGNLPTASSGAAFQLELPTPADPQPSRSSSTSESEFPLPGESPLGKPSISLLKAPPKVPEARKPPRPKKVKEPRPKVKKLKYHQYMPPDQKGEQAPVPMDAAYARLLQQQQVFLQLQILNQQQQPTSPATFCVQALHPVPASSAPEQLLNFSRTSTPPSGPPPPPPPLPPPPPLPLPSPATPTSPPPPKPELLPANLEELTVSELRQQLRKRGLPVSGTKPALLERLKPYQVARSKPPPVPLSSTRLTSPDLDEEAQALWEKQRVAENLALKLHREPKQHDDDLRVELEMHKRIKNRRKGALQLPGQQGAPPPYVPKRECAKEGRGGQEDNFMVLCPPPCEPINSDMELPLEITASPLDPAPATRSLEEELQEAIQKAQLVPSQSIEDILEEPLVCSDDLLQAPALPPELPSDHVAPSPLIHQEASPPKKPRPSSEPPLVSSAIFDFPGPYDFLSTASSSSASLDSLSSVFSPDSLEMPPSPPDAWQGSGARSGFDAVDWLEALTSGSASGPGSTSPVGSSIFCTDFFDSPDLGVNHMIDLMVEQW, from the exons ATGACGCTCCTTGCTTCTGAACGATCTATGCTTATCCGGAGCAAATTCCGCTCTG TTCTCCAGCTCCGAATGCAACACCGTCGATCCCAGGAGCAGCTCTCTGAACACCACCTGCTTCCAG CCCTCAGCAAACCTCTTGCGACGTTCGCACAACCCAACGGGCCACAGAGCCAGAATAAG GCCAACGATTTTGCAAAGCTGAAAGCCTCTCCCCGGCCTCATAAGACCAGCACTGCCAAGAGCCAGGGGGCAGAAG CCCCTCCCGGAAACCCTTCTGAGGTGCAGGACAAAAAGGCTCGCCTGGCCGAAGACCTGAGCGAGAAGATCCTGCACCGCCCCGGACCACTCGAGCTGGTGAAGAAAAACATCCTCCCCCTGGATCCGGGCATCAAAGATGCCGTGACGG AGGCAGTTCCGGCTGCACCCGATTCCTTCACCTTTGAGGAAGATCTCAGtagctcctcttcctcttcttccccgtGCTTCGCACTCTCTCCGGGAAACGCCCTCGGGAACCTGCCCACGGCGTCATCAGGGGCAGCCTTTCAG CTGGAGCTTCCCACCCCAGCGGACCCGCAGCCCTCCAGGTCATCGTCCACCTCTGAGTCCGAGTTCCCTCTCCCGGGGGAGAGCCCTCTTGGCAAGCCCTCGATTTCGCTTCTCAAG GCTCCCCCCAAGGTGCCCGAGGCCAGGAAACCACCGCGGCCCAAGAAGgtgaaggagccgcggcccaaagTGAAGAAACTGAAGTATCACCAGTATATGCCGCCGGACCAGAAAGGGGAGCAGGCGCCGGTGCCGATGGACGCGGCCTACGCCCGCCTCCTGCAACAGCAGCAGGTCTTCCTGCAGCTCCAGATCCtgaaccagcagcagcagccgacgTCGCCAGCCACCTTCTGCGTTCAAGCCCTCCATCCTGTCCCCGCCAG CAGTGCCCCAGAACAGCTGCTCAACTTCTCGAGGACTTCCACCCCACCAAGtgggccccctcctcctcctcctcctcttcctcctcctcctccgctcccTCTTCCATCTCCAGCCACGCCAACCTCCCCTCCGCCTCCCAAGCCGGAGCTGTTGCCTGCCAACTTGGAGGAGCTAACG GTCTCGGAACTCCGTCAGCAGCTCCGCAAACGGGGCCTACCCGTTTCAGGCACCAAGCCAGCCCTGCTTGAGCGGCTGAAGCCTTACCAGGTGGCCCGGAGCAAGCCCCCGCCGGTCCCGCTCTCCAGTACCCGTCTGACATCCCCGGACCTGGACGAAGAGGCCCAAGCCTTGTGGGAGAAGCAGCGGGTGGCCGAAAACCTGGCGCTGAAGCTCCATCGGGAGCCGAAACAGCACGACGACGACCTCCGGGTGGAGCTGGAGATGCACAAGCGGATCAAGAATCGCCGCAAGGGAGCGCTGCAGTTGCCCGGCCAGCAGGGTGCGCCACCGCCTTATGTGCCAAAGAGGGAGTGCGCCAAGGAGGGCCGTGGCGGCCAAGAAGACAACTTCATG GTCCTGTGTCCTCCGCCATGCGAGCCGATCAATTCTGACATGGAGCTGCCCCTCGAAATCACAGCCAGCCCCCTCGACCCGGCCCCAGCGACCCGCTCCCTCGAGGAGGAGCTCCAGGAGGCCATCCAGAAAGCTCAG CTGGTGCCAAGTCAGTCCATCGAAGACATCTTAGAAGAGCCTCTAGTGTGCTCAG ATGACCTTCTCCAAGCGCCTGCCTTGCCTCCGGAGCTCCCGTCCGATCACGTTGCTCCATCTCCCCTCATCCACCAAGAAGCATCGCCACCAAAGAAGCCCCGCCCCAGCAGTGAACCTCCTTTGGTGTCCTCTGCCATCTTTGATTTCCCCGGGCCATACGACTTCCTCTCGACCGCTTCTTCCTCTTCGGCATCTCTGGACTCGCTGTCCTCTGTTTTCTCCCCTGACTCTCTGGAGATGCCCCCGTCTCCTCCAGATGCCTGGCAAGGGAGCGGGGCCCGTTCAGGGTTCGACGCTGTTGATTGGCTGGAGGCCTTGACCTCAGGCTCTGCCTCGGGCCCAGGCTCCACCAGTCCTGTCGGCAGTAGTATCTTCTGCACGGACTTCTTCGACTCACCAGACCTCGGAGTCAATCACATGATAGACCTAATGGTGGAACAGTGGTAG